The following proteins come from a genomic window of Hymenobacter canadensis:
- a CDS encoding response regulator, translating into MIRVLLTDDHTILRDGIRALLSLQPDLQVVGEAGNGQELLELLASTPADVVLMDINMPVMDGFTTMGHLREQYPELRVLVLSMLDHENYVHRMLGAGAHGYVLKNADITEISHAIRTVAAGRLFLCTELGLDLLNKLVRTSVGVVAEGSRMKSGDLSKRELEVLHLISEGLTNAEIADQLFTSKRTIETHRQNIIEKTQTKNTAALIKFAASNGLLDH; encoded by the coding sequence ATGATTAGAGTTCTGCTCACCGACGACCACACGATTCTGCGCGACGGAATCAGGGCGCTCCTCTCGCTGCAGCCTGACCTTCAGGTGGTAGGTGAGGCGGGCAATGGGCAGGAGCTGCTGGAGCTACTGGCCTCTACTCCGGCTGATGTGGTGCTGATGGACATCAACATGCCCGTAATGGACGGGTTTACCACGATGGGACACTTGCGCGAACAGTACCCCGAACTGCGGGTGCTGGTGCTGTCTATGCTGGACCACGAAAACTACGTGCACCGCATGCTGGGCGCCGGGGCCCATGGGTACGTGCTCAAAAACGCCGACATCACTGAAATCTCCCATGCCATCCGGACGGTAGCTGCGGGGCGGCTTTTCCTGTGTACTGAGCTGGGGCTGGATCTGCTCAATAAGCTGGTGCGCACGTCGGTGGGGGTGGTGGCCGAAGGCAGCCGGATGAAATCCGGAGATTTATCGAAGCGGGAGCTGGAAGTACTGCACCTCATTTCGGAAGGCCTCACCAATGCCGAAATTGCCGATCAGCTCTTTACCAGCAAGCGTACCATCGAAACGCACCGCCAGAACATTATCGAGAAGACGCAAACCAAAAACACCGCGGCGCTGATCAAATTCGCGGCTTCTAATGGTTTGCTGGATCACTAG
- a CDS encoding DUF1345 domain-containing protein produces MAPSASWSGQFLFQRLELLAAWKRLSIGLLPAVLLYWGTPAAWPLMMRLFLAWDGFALCTVLLTWGIMLTADVGHIRRVSTREDPGRVASFGAVLVACSTSLLAVVGLLASVRQGPGPLQLAQVLVGVVGVLTAWLLVHTLFTLRYAHLFYDNDGRPEGGLSFPGGEQEPDYLDFAYFSFVVGMTTQTADVSIVDRSIRRLALLHGVLSFGLNTAVVALTINGLAGVV; encoded by the coding sequence ATGGCCCCTTCTGCTTCTTGGTCCGGTCAGTTCCTGTTTCAGCGCCTGGAGCTGCTGGCGGCCTGGAAACGCCTGTCTATCGGGCTGTTGCCGGCAGTGCTGCTCTACTGGGGCACCCCGGCCGCCTGGCCGCTCATGATGCGGCTGTTTCTGGCCTGGGACGGGTTTGCCCTCTGCACCGTGCTGCTCACCTGGGGTATCATGCTGACGGCCGATGTGGGCCATATCCGCCGCGTATCTACCCGCGAAGACCCGGGACGGGTGGCGTCGTTTGGGGCGGTGCTGGTGGCGTGCAGTACCAGTCTGCTGGCTGTGGTGGGGCTGCTGGCCTCGGTGCGGCAGGGCCCCGGGCCGCTGCAGCTGGCGCAGGTGTTGGTGGGCGTCGTGGGCGTGCTCACGGCCTGGCTGCTGGTGCATACGCTGTTCACGCTGCGCTACGCCCATTTGTTCTACGACAACGATGGGCGGCCGGAAGGCGGGCTGTCCTTCCCCGGCGGCGAGCAGGAACCGGATTACCTGGACTTCGCCTACTTCTCGTTCGTGGTGGGCATGACGACCCAGACCGCCGATGTCAGCATCGTGGACCGCAGTATCCGGCGGCTGGCGCTGCTGCACGGGGTGCTGTCCTTCGGGCTCAATACGGCCGTGGTGGCCCTCACCATTAATGGGCTGGCTGGCGTGGTGTAG
- a CDS encoding nicotinate phosphoribosyltransferase, translating to MNSAPLSGLYSPSLSLLTDLYQVTMAYGYWQQGLQDREAVFHLYFRKAPFQGGYAVAAGLAYAVDYLQNLRFSEDDLAYLGSLKSSKGAAMFPAEFLQYLRELKFTCDVDAIAEGTVVFGNEPLIRVQGPLLQAQLVETALLTLVNFQTLIATKASRIREAAGSDTVLEFGLRRAQGVDGGLGASRAAYLGGADATSNVLAGQRFGIPVKGTHAHSWVMAFEDEETAFAAYAKAFPDDSVFLVDTYDTLEGVRHAIKVAREMRAQGHELGGIRLDSGDLAYLSREARALLNEAGFESVRIVASNDLEENLITSLKQQGAKIDTWGIGTQLVTAYDQPALGGVYKLAALRKPDDSGWDFTIKLSEQLAKTSIPGILQVRRYETDKGQPRADMLYNVAETLPEQLTLVDPLDATRRRAVRPEAPFRELLEPIFRRGELVHTLPTLPESRAHAHREVLSLDPSIRRFLNPHTYPVGLEESLNTFRTKLILEKRPVRLG from the coding sequence ATGAATTCAGCTCCCCTTTCCGGCCTCTACTCCCCGTCCCTGAGTCTGCTCACCGACCTCTACCAGGTTACCATGGCCTACGGCTACTGGCAGCAGGGCTTGCAGGACCGCGAGGCTGTGTTTCACCTCTATTTCCGCAAGGCTCCCTTCCAGGGCGGCTACGCCGTGGCGGCGGGCCTGGCCTACGCCGTCGATTACCTGCAGAACCTGCGCTTCTCCGAGGACGATCTGGCCTACCTGGGCAGCTTGAAAAGCAGCAAGGGCGCGGCCATGTTCCCGGCGGAGTTCCTGCAGTATCTGCGCGAGCTGAAGTTCACCTGCGACGTAGACGCCATTGCCGAGGGCACCGTGGTATTCGGTAATGAGCCGCTGATTCGGGTGCAGGGGCCGCTGCTGCAGGCCCAGCTGGTGGAAACGGCTTTGCTCACGCTCGTCAACTTCCAGACGCTCATTGCCACCAAGGCGTCCCGCATCCGCGAGGCCGCCGGCTCCGATACGGTGCTGGAATTCGGTCTGCGCCGCGCCCAGGGCGTGGATGGCGGCCTGGGGGCAAGCCGCGCTGCCTACCTGGGCGGGGCCGATGCCACCAGCAACGTGCTGGCCGGGCAGCGGTTCGGCATTCCGGTGAAGGGCACCCACGCCCACAGCTGGGTCATGGCCTTCGAGGACGAGGAAACCGCCTTCGCCGCCTACGCCAAGGCGTTTCCGGATGATTCGGTGTTTCTGGTGGACACCTACGACACGCTGGAAGGCGTGCGCCACGCCATCAAGGTGGCCCGCGAGATGCGCGCCCAGGGCCACGAGCTGGGCGGCATCCGCCTGGATTCCGGCGACCTGGCCTACCTCAGCCGCGAGGCCCGCGCGTTGCTCAACGAGGCCGGTTTTGAAAGTGTGCGCATCGTGGCTAGCAACGACCTGGAGGAAAACCTCATCACCAGCCTCAAGCAGCAGGGCGCCAAAATCGACACCTGGGGCATCGGTACGCAGCTCGTGACGGCCTACGACCAGCCGGCGCTTGGTGGCGTGTACAAGCTGGCCGCCCTGCGCAAACCCGACGATTCGGGCTGGGACTTCACGATCAAACTCTCGGAGCAGCTGGCCAAGACCAGCATTCCCGGCATCCTGCAGGTGCGCCGCTACGAAACCGACAAAGGCCAGCCCCGCGCCGACATGCTCTACAACGTGGCCGAGACACTGCCCGAACAGCTCACCCTCGTGGACCCGCTGGATGCCACCCGCCGCCGCGCCGTGCGGCCCGAAGCGCCGTTTCGGGAGCTGCTGGAGCCTATCTTCCGCCGCGGTGAGCTGGTCCACACGCTACCCACGCTGCCGGAAAGCCGCGCCCACGCCCACCGCGAAGTGCTCAGCCTCGACCCCAGCATCCGCCGCTTCCTCAATCCCCACACTTACCCCGTGGGCCTGGAAGAGTCGCTCAACACGTTCCGCACGAAGCTGATTCTGGAGAAGCGGCCGGTGCGGCTGGGGTAA